Proteins from a single region of Elusimicrobia bacterium HGW-Elusimicrobia-1:
- a CDS encoding Asp-tRNA(Asn)/Glu-tRNA(Gln) amidotransferase GatCAB subunit C has translation MSKKITPEEIRHIAHLARLKLTDAETELFSAQLAEILGYVGRLGELDLKNAALSDRKPVPAEALRRDETSPSPSRDAVIENAPSRSGEYFKVKKVIE, from the coding sequence ATGTCTAAAAAAATAACTCCCGAAGAAATACGCCACATCGCGCATCTGGCGCGGCTTAAACTCACCGACGCGGAGACGGAACTTTTTTCCGCTCAGCTGGCCGAGATACTCGGATATGTGGGACGGCTCGGCGAACTCGACCTCAAAAACGCGGCATTGTCCGACCGTAAACCGGTTCCTGCCGAAGCGCTCCGGCGCGACGAGACGTCGCCTTCGCCTTCGCGCGACGCTGTCATCGAAAACGCGCCGTCCCGCTCGGGCGAATATTTTAAGGTAAAAAAAGTAATAGAATAA
- the gatA gene encoding Asp-tRNA(Asn)/Glu-tRNA(Gln) amidotransferase GatCAB subunit A (allows the formation of correctly charged Asn-tRNA(Asn) or Gln-tRNA(Gln) through the transamidation of misacylated Asp-tRNA(Asn) or Glu-tRNA(Gln) in organisms which lack either or both of asparaginyl-tRNA or glutaminyl-tRNA synthetases; reaction takes place in the presence of glutamine and ATP through an activated phospho-Asp-tRNA(Asn) or phospho-Glu-tRNA): MTEKKDIKTIAGARNALISRETTAVSLLEPYLSRIERLDDKIKSFIITVPDRARAKAAAIDAKIARGETPGRLAGTVVAVKDNINISGLPTTCGSKILKNYIAPYDATVVEKLEREDALIIGKTNLDEFAMGSSTENSAFFPTRNPWDVERVPGGSSGGSAAAVAAGMSQVSLGSDTGGSIRQPAAFCGVVGVKPTYGAVSRYGLVAFASSLDQIGPFARNVDDAAAVLSAVSGRDPRDSTSADVSFNGLDALRPVSLGGIKIGLPAEYFVKGAMDAEVVEAVEKTVDAMAKAGAEVKKISLPRTQYAVATYYIVAPSEASSNLARFDGVKYGLSVGDGGLIDSCKETREEGFGPEVKRRIMLGTYALSSGYYDAYYLAAQKVRSLIAEDFRRAFLEVDFIVSPVTTSAAFKIGERISDPLSMYLADIFTISVNLAGIPAVSVPCDAGKTSGLPVGIQIMAPHFADERMLGFAKSLEDLVQFKPLKV, encoded by the coding sequence ATGACGGAAAAAAAAGATATTAAAACCATCGCCGGCGCGCGCAACGCCCTGATATCTCGGGAGACGACAGCCGTTTCGCTGCTTGAGCCGTATCTTTCCCGCATCGAGCGGCTCGACGATAAAATTAAATCGTTCATAATCACCGTGCCCGACCGCGCTCGCGCGAAGGCCGCCGCCATAGACGCAAAAATCGCGCGCGGCGAGACGCCCGGCCGCCTCGCCGGAACGGTTGTCGCCGTAAAGGACAACATAAATATATCGGGTCTGCCGACCACCTGCGGCTCCAAGATTCTTAAAAATTACATCGCCCCGTACGACGCGACCGTCGTGGAAAAACTCGAGCGCGAGGACGCCTTGATAATCGGCAAGACCAATCTCGACGAGTTCGCTATGGGGTCGTCCACGGAGAACTCGGCGTTTTTTCCGACCAGAAATCCGTGGGACGTCGAACGCGTTCCCGGCGGTTCGTCGGGCGGATCCGCCGCGGCCGTAGCCGCCGGGATGTCGCAGGTTTCTCTTGGCTCCGACACCGGAGGGTCCATCCGTCAGCCCGCCGCTTTTTGCGGCGTGGTGGGAGTAAAACCCACGTACGGCGCAGTGTCGCGCTACGGACTTGTGGCATTCGCGTCTTCGCTCGACCAGATAGGGCCGTTCGCGCGAAACGTCGACGACGCCGCCGCGGTGCTTTCGGCCGTCTCCGGACGCGACCCGCGCGACTCTACGAGCGCCGATGTGTCTTTCAATGGCCTCGACGCATTGAGGCCGGTGTCTCTTGGGGGAATTAAAATCGGATTGCCGGCGGAATATTTCGTTAAAGGCGCAATGGATGCCGAAGTGGTCGAAGCCGTCGAAAAAACCGTCGATGCTATGGCGAAAGCCGGCGCCGAAGTCAAAAAAATATCGTTGCCGCGCACTCAGTACGCGGTTGCGACTTACTATATAGTGGCGCCCTCCGAGGCATCCAGCAATCTTGCCAGGTTCGACGGCGTCAAATACGGGCTTTCCGTCGGGGATGGCGGTCTCATAGATTCCTGCAAGGAAACCCGCGAGGAGGGCTTCGGCCCCGAAGTCAAACGAAGAATAATGCTCGGCACTTACGCGCTTTCGTCCGGATATTACGACGCGTATTACCTGGCCGCGCAAAAAGTGCGCTCGCTTATAGCCGAAGATTTCCGCCGCGCTTTTCTGGAAGTGGATTTCATAGTTTCACCCGTGACGACTTCCGCGGCTTTTAAGATCGGCGAACGCATATCCGATCCGCTCAGCATGTATCTGGCCGACATATTCACGATTTCCGTCAACCTTGCGGGCATTCCGGCGGTTTCCGTGCCATGCGACGCGGGGAAAACTTCCGGCCTTCCGGTGGGTATTCAGATAATGGCGCCCCATTTCGCCGACGAGCGTATGCTGGGGTTTGCCAAGTCGCTGGAGGATTTGGTACAATTTAAGCCGCTGAAAGTATAG
- a CDS encoding serine/threonine-protein phosphatase, which produces MKISACGLTDVGKVRTNNEDSFVCDAELGLFVVADGMGGHNAGEVASNRAVETIYHHMAKLPGDPGKVVYGAVDKNLSAAGNHLASAIRIANSVVYQSAQASPDKKGMGTTVVAAFYDRKKNIVSRAHVGDSRMYTFADDKLRQVTEDHTIVAEQLKLKIITEEEARVSKYQNILSRALGTSENTEIDTAEFPAADGLTLIIASDGLTRMVPDEDLERILRTLDKASCEETAKSLIEAANAAGGRDNITVILIKFQKESLLEKIFQ; this is translated from the coding sequence ATGAAAATCTCCGCGTGCGGTTTGACGGACGTCGGCAAAGTCAGAACAAACAACGAGGATTCTTTCGTCTGCGACGCGGAGCTTGGGCTTTTCGTCGTGGCCGACGGTATGGGCGGGCATAACGCCGGCGAAGTGGCGTCGAACCGCGCCGTCGAGACGATTTACCATCATATGGCCAAACTTCCCGGCGACCCCGGCAAGGTCGTCTACGGCGCGGTGGACAAGAATTTGAGCGCGGCGGGAAACCATCTGGCTTCCGCCATACGCATAGCCAACTCCGTCGTATACCAAAGCGCGCAGGCGTCGCCCGACAAAAAAGGAATGGGAACTACGGTGGTCGCCGCTTTTTACGACCGCAAAAAAAATATCGTGTCGAGAGCGCACGTGGGCGATTCGAGAATGTATACTTTTGCCGACGACAAATTGCGGCAAGTCACCGAAGACCATACAATTGTGGCCGAACAACTGAAACTTAAAATCATAACCGAGGAAGAGGCGCGGGTTTCCAAGTACCAGAACATTCTCTCACGGGCTTTGGGGACTTCGGAAAACACGGAAATTGACACGGCCGAGTTCCCCGCGGCCGACGGCCTCACGCTTATTATAGCATCCGACGGCCTCACGCGAATGGTGCCCGACGAAGACCTTGAGCGGATACTCCGGACTCTCGATAAAGCGTCCTGCGAGGAAACCGCGAAATCGCTGATAGAAGCGGCCAACGCCGCCGGCGGACGCGACAATATAACGGTGATTCTGATAAAGTTTCAGAAGGAGTCCCTTTTAGAAAAGATATTCCAGTAA